From a region of the Mauremys mutica isolate MM-2020 ecotype Southern chromosome 12, ASM2049712v1, whole genome shotgun sequence genome:
- the LOC123346922 gene encoding olfactory receptor 6F1-like — protein MMDLMAGGEIENQTSVQQFILLGFPGTWYFRISLAMVFSIMYFLTVVGNMFIISLVWTHPWLHSPMYFFLCNLSFLEIWYTTACAPKAIGVMLGKSQTISFTGCILQLYFIFSLGSTECLILAVMAYDRYLAICHPLRYSSLMNSTVSAQLALISWLCGFLVISVLASLISRLSFCGPNIINHFFCDIDSWIALSCTDTSLVELATFIVSINVLLGSCAITLISYIYIISTICRIPSAQGLQKAFSTCSAHLTVVTIWYGSTIFLYVKPSAQNSLDLNKIVNVFNTIVTPLLNPFIYTLRNKEVKRALEKVISGM, from the exons ATG ATGGACCTCATGGCTGGAGGAGAAATAGAAAACCAAACCAGCGTGCAGCAATTCATACTCCTGGGCTTTCCCGGCACTTGGTATTTTCGGATTTCCCTTGCAATGGTGTTTTCAATTATGTATTTCCTTACAGTTGTAGGGAATATGTTTATTATATCCTTAGTGTGGACCCACCCGTGGCTCCACAGCCCCATGTATTTCTTTCTCTGCAATCTCTCCTTCCTGGAGATCTGGTACACCACGGCCTGCGCCCCCAAGGCTATTGGTGTCATGTTAGGGAAAAGCCAAACAATTTCCTTCACCGGCTGCATCCTGCAGCTGTATTTCATATTCTCACTGGGCTCTACAGAATGTCTCATATTGGCTGTCATGGCATATGACCGCTATTTGGCCATATGTCATCCATTGCGCTATAGCTCCCTCATGAACAGCACCGTCTCTGCTCAGCTGGCCCTCATCTCTTGGCTGTGTGGGTTCCTGGTTATCTCTGTGTTGGCATCTCTAATATCCAGGTTGTCTTTCTGTGGACCTAACATTATCAATCACTTCTTCTGTGACATTGATTCCTGGATAGCACTTTCCTGCACTGACACGAGCCTCGTTGAGCTGGCAACTTTTATCGTCTCTATTAATGTCCTCCTGGGCTCATGTGCAATAACTCTAATCTCGTACATTTACATAATCTCCACCATCTGTAGAATCCCCTCAGCCCAAGgcctgcaaaaggccttttccacttgCTCTGCCCATCTCACTGTCGTAACTATCTGGTACGGCTCCACCATTTTTCTGTATGTCAAGCCTTCTGCACAGAACTCATTGGATTTAAACAAAATAGTCAACGTCTTTAACACTATTGTAACTCCTCTATTAAACCCTTTCATTTACACTCTAAGAAACAAAGAGGTGAAGCGAGCCCTGGAAAAGGTAATCAGTGGGATGTAA